The stretch of DNA TCGTTGAGCACCAGCTCGTTGCGCCTTTCGTTCCTCGCCAGCGCAGCGTAGAGCTCCTGGATACTTGGAGCTCTGTCGCGGAGCGGAACCTTGAAGCGCGTCTCTCGCACGATGAGGCGGTGCTCGAACGGCCGCCGCGCAGCTTGGCCCTTCGGGTCGACCGTGAAGCGAGCGGGGCCGATCTGCATCTCGATGATTGGATCGTGGCCGTCTCGTCGCTGCGGCGTTGCTGTCAGCCCGACGACATATCGGGCTTTCACCTCCGCCAACACACGTTCGAAGGAGACCGCGGGCACGTGGTGGCACTCGTCCACGATCACCTGTCCGTAATTGGCGACGAGGTCGGCAACCTTGCCGCTGCGGACGAGACTCTGGATCATGGCGACGTCCAAGTGGCCGTTCGCCGATCGCTTCCCCGCCCCAATCTGTCCGATCTCCTTGACGTCGATTCCCAGGAAGAGAGAGAGCTGAGCGAGCCACTGATCGAGCAGAGGTTGGCGGTGCACGAGGATGAGTGTGCTACAACCGCGCTCCGCGACGAGGTACGTCCCGACCACCGTCTTGCCGACTCCAGGTGGTGCGACGAAGGCCCCGATGTCGTGCGCGAGAAGGGCTCCCACCGCCTTTTTCTGCACTCCCGCCAGACTGCCCTGGAAATGGAACCTGACAGCCTTTCCGCTCTCGCGTTGGTCCTCAACCTCCAGCGCGACCGAGTGCTGACGAAGCAGATCCTTGAGCTCGGGCCCAAGCCCTCGTGGTAGACCGATGTGCTGTGGAAATTCCTCGGCGCAGCCGACCACCCGCGGCGTCATTGCGGTCGATAACCGCATGCTCTGCTTCTTGTAGAACTCCGGGTTCTGGAACGCGGCGAGCCGCTTGATTTGGTTGAGCAATGGCGACGGTAGACCGACCTTTTCCACGAACAACCGCTGAGCGAGAACCGCGCGGACTCGCGAGGGCAGCGGCCCTAGGATCGGAACGAATTCTGCCCGGCCGGAAGGGGGACATGTCCACGGGGCTAACTCGTCCTCTTCCACTGGCTCGGCAGCCCGAACACCGATGACCGAGCCGCGCCGGGTCGCTTCGCCGGCGATGGTTTCGACGGTACGTCGGTCGATCCGCGGCACCCCGGCCAGGTGTGCCCACTGCCGGTCGTCGGGGTACGGCTGGAGGTGGTCGTCGAGGAAGACCGAGTTCCCGTGCTGCCGTGGTCCATGCTGGAGCGGTAGCGCGATCAGGTTGCCGAAGCCACCCCTGGGCATCGTGTCCTGGCTCGGAAACAGGCGGTCGTAGGAGTCCAAGCTGAGCTCATGACGGCGAGACATCGTCTCCGTGATGAGGTAACAGCCCATCTTTCGGGCGGCTGCCGCGGCGATGGGCTCGCTGAAG from Vicinamibacteria bacterium encodes:
- a CDS encoding DEAD/DEAH box helicase family protein: MKLFRQLFRGRQDVFPTRFVNKRTSKPGYAPACRNKFVRGVCELPKIKCGECPNQAFVPVDDAAILAHLRGQHVMGVYPLLEDEACWFLAVDFDKRNWAEDVAAFIATCREVGLPASVERSRSGNGAHVWFFFSEPIAAAAARKMGCYLITETMSRRHELSLDSYDRLFPSQDTMPRGGFGNLIALPLQHGPRQHGNSVFLDDHLQPYPDDRQWAHLAGVPRIDRRTVETIAGEATRRGSVIGVRAAEPVEEDELAPWTCPPSGRAEFVPILGPLPSRVRAVLAQRLFVEKVGLPSPLLNQIKRLAAFQNPEFYKKQSMRLSTAMTPRVVGCAEEFPQHIGLPRGLGPELKDLLRQHSVALEVEDQRESGKAVRFHFQGSLAGVQKKAVGALLAHDIGAFVAPPGVGKTVVGTYLVAERGCSTLILVHRQPLLDQWLAQLSLFLGIDVKEIGQIGAGKRSANGHLDVAMIQSLVRSGKVADLVANYGQVIVDECHHVPAVSFERVLAEVKARYVVGLTATPQRRDGHDPIIEMQIGPARFTVDPKGQAARRPFEHRLIVRETRFKVPLRDRAPSIQELYAALARNERRNELVLNDAIACLEEGRSPILLTERRDHLDYFAEKLRKFARHLVVLHGGMTSGARKAVKDQLSAIPPEQERLVLATGRYIGEGFDDPRLDTLLLALPVSWKGTLVQYTGRLHRLHPGKTEVRIFDYVDREVPMLLRMFERRLRGYRAIGYAREDAPLGLVEATQEERVEDAGGRRPTGDFLDFS